The DNA window TGTGCGAGAAAGCCATCCCCGCCGGGTGCAGCAAGGCGGCCAGCAAGCCAGCGCCTGCCAGCACCTTCCACTTTGGCCAGGTCAGGTTCAAGGTCTTCGCCGGGCTGCGCGTCAACATGATCGTCATCAGCAGCACGGGCGTCGCAATGAGCGCCACCAGCGTCACAATCGTGACTCCGGCAAACCCGTACCAGTTTTGCGGCATGCCTGCCATGAAGCCAGCAAAAAAGCGGATCAACAGCAGCAGCACGCCGCACAGAATGGCTTCGCCAAAGGTCGGCGTTTCATCGCGATCTCGCATCAGGTGCCGCAGCCACAGCCCCAGTCCCCAGCGTTCGCTTTCGCGGAAAATAACGGATTCATTCTGGAACTGGTCAATCGCCCAGCGGATCGCCAGCACGCAGCAGACGGCCGTCACGCTTACCACCACCGGAGCAAACGGCAGCGCTTCGCGGAACTGGCCTTCCATCAGCGACCGCAACAGCAACATCACCCCGGTGACCGGAATCAGGCTGCTGCCCAGGTCAAGTTCGGCGGCGGGCAGCATCGGCAATAGCATCAGCGGCAGCGAGGCCACCATCAGCGGCATCAGGTAGTACTGTCCCTCTTTGGCGCTGCGGGCAAAGGCCGCAATCGCCAGCGACAGCGCGCTGAACAAGGCCGAGATGGGAATCAGGGCCAGCACCAGCCAGCCCAGCGCCACCAGCGGCGGCGGTCCAATCTGATACGCCGACATGCCCGAGGCCTGTTGCATATGCTGGAAGATAAAGCTGCCGGTCGCCCCCATGCTGATCATGTTCAGCAAGGAGGTGGTCATACTGAACGTCATGATCGTCAGCAGTTTGCCCATGACGATCTCGTTCCGACCGGCGGGACTACTGAGCAAGGTTTCCAGCGTGCCCCGTTCTTTCTCGCCGGCGCACAGATCGATCGCCGGATAAAAGGCGCCCGTCAACGCCCAGATCAGCACCACAAACGGCAGCACTTTCGACCAGAAAGCGGCCCGCCGAGAGACCTCATGGGCGACATCGGAATTGACCACATTAAACGGCGAAGCGGCCGCCACGGGGATGCTGCTTTCCCGCAGGCTGTCGTTCACGATCATGGCCCGCCAGCGATTGAGAATCGACTGGGCGCGTTCGGCCGCCATCCGGGACTTGTCGTTGGCGGAGTCGACAAACAGCACCGGTTCCGGCAGGGGGACTTCGTCGGCGCCGTCTCGATTTTTCAGGGAGAATCGAAAGCGGTTGAGCTC is part of the Lignipirellula cremea genome and encodes:
- a CDS encoding ABC transporter permease subunit/CPBP intramembrane protease; translated protein: MNWSNVRLIFHRELRDQLRDRRTVFTIAVLPLLLYPLMGMAMLQVSQFRRDHPSQVWLIGAAGLPDDPLLVGGESFAPSVCTDSEAEMLAIKVSPTLPVGLDRLEEMAETAIRNRSVDAIVYFPPNFGAELNRFRFSLKNRDGADEVPLPEPVLFVDSANDKSRMAAERAQSILNRWRAMIVNDSLRESSIPVAAASPFNVVNSDVAHEVSRRAAFWSKVLPFVVLIWALTGAFYPAIDLCAGEKERGTLETLLSSPAGRNEIVMGKLLTIMTFSMTTSLLNMISMGATGSFIFQHMQQASGMSAYQIGPPPLVALGWLVLALIPISALFSALSLAIAAFARSAKEGQYYLMPLMVASLPLMLLPMLPAAELDLGSSLIPVTGVMLLLRSLMEGQFREALPFAPVVVSVTAVCCVLAIRWAIDQFQNESVIFRESERWGLGLWLRHLMRDRDETPTFGEAILCGVLLLLIRFFAGFMAGMPQNWYGFAGVTIVTLVALIATPVLLMTIMLTRSPAKTLNLTWPKWKVLAGAGLLAALLHPAGMAFSHMIHELYPFSGEVAKQLGLINQLVANAPHFWMVLVVMALLPAICEELAFRGFILSGLRHMGHKWAAIVISSLFFGAAHGILQQSMSACLVGMVLGYLVVQTGSLWTGVIFHFVYNSLSLTLGLRGTEVVEALPALSWVLEPSAGAFGYHWAVTLAATFLGVLLLLWFRSLPYQATAEEKLKSALHHQTLQGSH